The Oncorhynchus masou masou isolate Uvic2021 chromosome 6, UVic_Omas_1.1, whole genome shotgun sequence genome has a window encoding:
- the LOC135542798 gene encoding adhesion G-protein coupled receptor G7-like, translating to MKELWVMVVFATVSLSQGDLTISSAIPTTIDITTPTTTAPITSDPPTSAPPTTDTPTTDNLTTDSSTTDTPNTDNRTTDTPTTDTPTTEYTAATTGHPTTGYLTTTGHPTTGYLTTTGLPTTGYPTSIPITSISLPTISTNTTNTFLTTSTNTYPTISNTTTTSPTTSPTTSNTTSTTTSPTMSNTTSPTTSNTTSTTTSPTMSNTTSPTTSTTTTSPTTTPLDCINGGELQSGVCICPDEWTGETCSEGNSCNSTIIGDFSFPRTTVAWSAYSEELCDEKTISAGLPRASARCLNDTGSPMFGPPHELQCELTLSDIQGNISSNSGDLLQLAFSTQILTSQPERLSADNITTAAQIANTLLLSANITEDIAVAAVTTISQLLNASEESTQERDAVQNLTETLEMFSLDQHSNVSLVVQPNLAVQSVQVPSDSVGIQFTALTGRSGNFVANRIHLNTNTSELIADKGGSTDVQIVMKFPPVLRSKNTNYSIGFVLYQNDRFFRSRAFRASSGTRRRVISANLGQVSGLHVEMLFKPTAVPNTSLYDFACVWWNYTLKDWSTFGCYKVNHSEDGLQCCCNHTTNFAVLMSFRRDFKYAEALNWITILGCSMSIIGLSLTITFQIATRKSRKTNPTVLLVSVCMCLLIFTLLFMLGVDNPHKQLDKPEIQEDNVLPPSDKHTERDRGPCTAVAVLLQYFLLGTFTWNTLFATHVFLMIRNSLATSPSHFTAYTVAIGWGLPAVVVALTLGISYRVDDPLGYRQEEFCWLAALDPKGNFDFKLPMFWGFLIPVAFMLIFNTVVLICFAVTTGKTNPNLTSTRHTSMKKKFLSSFSLAVVLGLSWILGYLLLITQNQTMYTILNISFCVLTTTQGLQIFILFTARTSIVKKIMADALKSVSSVEIPLHIKRFSLWRDERREKVESYTQLETDLSTQLETDLSTH from the exons ATGAAGGAGCTATGGGTTATGGTTGTCTTTGCTACAG TCTCTTTATCACAGGGGGATCTCACCATatcatctgccattccaaccacCATTGACATAACTACCCCAACTACTACTGCTCCTATAACCTCTGACCCTCCAACTAGCGCTCCTCCAACTACCGACACGCCAACTACTGATAATCTAACTACTGACAGTTCAACTACCGACACGCCAAATACTGATAATCGAACTACTGACACTCCAACTACCGACACTCCAACTACTGAATACACTGCAGCTACTACTGGTCATCCAACTACTGGTTACCTAACTACTACTGGTCATCCAACTACTGGTTACCTAACTACTACTGGTCTTCCAACTACTGGTTACCCTACCTCTATCCCTATCACCAGTATCAGTCTCCCCACCATCTctaccaacaccaccaacacatTTCTCACAACCTCTACCAACACCTATCCTACCAtctctaacaccaccaccacctctcctacCACCTCTCCCACCACGTctaacaccacctccaccaccacctctcccacCATGTCTAACACCACCTCTCCCACCACGTctaacaccacctccaccaccacctctcccacCATGTCTAACACCACCTctcctaccacctctaccaccaccacctctcccacCACAACCCCTCTGGACTGTATCAACGGTGGTGAGCTGCAGAGTGGAGTCTGTATCTGTCCTGATGAGTGGACTGGAGAGACCTGTTCAGAGG GGAATTCCTGCAATTCCACCATCATTGGTGATTTTTCCTTCCCAAGAACAACGGTTGCCTGGTCTGCTTATTCAGAAGAGTTGTGTGATGAGAAGACAATCAGTG CCGGTTTACCAAGAGCCTCAGCAAGATGTTTGAATGACACTGGCTCTCCGATGTTTGGTCCTCCTCACGAGCTGCAGTGTGAATTAACCCTCAGTGACATTCAAGGAAAT ATCTCCAGCAATTCAGGTGATTTACTACAGTTAGCCTTCAGTACTCAGATCTTGACCTCCCAACCAGAGCGGCTGTCAGCTGACAACATCACCACTGCAGCTCAGATCGCTAACACACTGCTTCTGTCTGCAAATATCACAGAG GACATCGCAGTGGCAGCTGTAACTACCATCAGTCAGCTGCTGAATGCCAGTGAGGAGAGTACACAGGAGAGAGACGCTGTCCAAAA CCTCACAGAGACCCTGGAGATGTTTTCCCTGGACCAGCACAGTAATGTGTCCTTGGTGGTTCAGCCCAACCTGGCAGTCCAGTCTGTCCAAGTACCAAGTGACTCAGTAGGGATCCAGTTTACTGCTCTGACTG GAAGATCTGGTAATTTTGTGGCCAACAGAATTCATCTCAATACCAATACCTCTGAACTGATAGCTGACAAAGGAGGTTCTACCGATGTCCAGATTGTCATGAAATTCCCACCAG TTTTACGTAGTAAAAACACAAACTACTCCATTGGTTTTGTGCTCTACCAAAACGACCGGTTCTTCAGGTCCAGGGCTTTCAGAGCTTCTTCAGGAACCAGGAGAAGGGTCATCTCTGCTAACCTGGGACAAGTGTCTGGGTTACATGTTGAGATGCTCTTCAAGCCCACA GCTGTTCCCAACACCTCCCTCTATGACTTTGCCTGCGTGTGGTGGAACTACACGTTGAAAGACTGGAGCACCTTTGGCTGCTACAAAGTCAACCACTCAGAAGACGGCCTGCAATGTTGCTGTAATCACACCACTAACTTCGCTGTGCTGATG TCATTCAGGAGGGATTTTAAATACGCTGAAGCACTAAACTGGATCACCATATTGGGATGCTCCATGTCCATCATAGGGTTGAGTTTAACAATAACATTCCAGATCGCAACCAG GAAATCACGCAAAACCAACCCAACGGTCCTCTTAgtgagtgtctgtatgtgtctcctGATCTTCACCCTGCTCTTCATGTTGGGAGTGGACAACCCTCATAAACAGCTGGACAAACCTGAAATACAGGAGGACAACGTTCTCCCCCCATCCGACAAACACACAGAGCGGGACAGGGGGCCTTGTACTGCAGTGGCGGTCCTGCTGCAGTACTTCCTGTTGGGGACATTCACCTGGAACACGCTGTTCGCCACACATGTCTTCCTGATGATCAGAAACAGCCTGGCCACCAGCCCGTCACACTTCACAGCCTATACCGTGGCCATCGGATGGG GACTGCCTGCGGTTGTGGTGGCCCTCACCTTAGGAATTAGTTACAGAGTGGATGATCCACTGGGTTACAGGCAGGAGGAATT CTGCTGGCTTGCTGCCCTCGATCCAAAGGGGAACTTTGATTTCAAGCTGCCAATGTTTTGGGGGTTCCTGATACCTGTGGCATTCATGCTTATCTTCAACACAGTGGTGTTGATATGTTTTGCAGTTACAACAGGCAAGACCAACCCAAATTTAACCAG TACAAGACACACATCGATGAAGAAGAAGTTCCTCAGTAGCTTCTCTCTGGCTGTGGTGCTCGGTCTCTCCTGGATCCTGGGCTATCTGTTGCTCATTACACAGAACCAGACCATGTACACCATACTCAACATCTCCTTCTGTGTTCTCACCACCACTCAG GGCTTGCAGATTTTCATTCTGTTCACAGCAAGAACATCAATTGTCAAGAAAATTATGGCAGATGCTTTGAAATCTGTCTCTAGTGTTGAGATCCCACTTCACATCAAGAGGTTCAGTCTATGGCGAGACGAGCGCAGAGAAAAGGTAGAATCATACACACAGCTGGAGACTGATCTGTCAACACAGCTGGAGACTGATCTGTCAACACATTAA